From the Pseudarthrobacter sp. MM222 genome, one window contains:
- a CDS encoding CsbD family protein — translation MGLDDKIDNAAEKLGGKGKEAAGEASGDESLKAEGKGDQAKADLKQAGEKVKDAFKKD, via the coding sequence ATGGGTTTGGATGACAAGATCGACAACGCGGCCGAGAAGCTGGGCGGCAAAGGCAAGGAAGCCGCCGGAGAAGCGAGTGGCGATGAGAGCCTGAAGGCCGAGGGCAAAGGCGACCAAGCAAAGGCAGACCTCAAGCAGGCCGGCGAGAAAGTCAAGGACGCCTTCAAGAAGGACTGA
- a CDS encoding SDR family oxidoreductase codes for MAFNAVAPGPTITGIVANWGSQLAAERLGPLMQATVPAPATAAQLAASITFLLSEDGTNINGAILASDGGWSAL; via the coding sequence ATGGCTTTCAACGCCGTGGCACCCGGCCCCACCATCACCGGAATCGTTGCCAACTGGGGCTCCCAGCTCGCGGCCGAACGCCTCGGCCCGCTGATGCAGGCCACCGTCCCCGCGCCCGCCACTGCCGCGCAGCTGGCCGCCTCCATCACCTTCCTGCTTAGCGAGGACGGCACGAACATCAACGGTGCCATCCTCGCCTCCGACGGCGGCTGGTCCGCCCTTTAA
- a CDS encoding TspO/MBR family protein has protein sequence MPANPQESAPGVPSPGPAPWARQIAALLGFLAVSWVVATLGSVPIILNSNGWYALAEKAPWTPPGWLFRSAWTALYAAMAVAAWLVWRQRAFPRRDALKVYAVLIVLNLAWPMTFFGMYPMMGTAALWLALLIITAHAATATVTVLRFGPISTSAGLLMLPYVSWLVFSASLNVYAALNN, from the coding sequence GTGCCAGCAAATCCTCAAGAGAGCGCCCCGGGCGTCCCGAGCCCCGGCCCTGCGCCGTGGGCGCGGCAAATCGCCGCCCTGCTCGGGTTCCTCGCGGTGTCCTGGGTTGTGGCGACGCTGGGCTCTGTTCCGATCATCCTCAACAGCAACGGCTGGTACGCGCTCGCCGAGAAGGCGCCATGGACACCACCGGGATGGCTGTTCCGCTCGGCGTGGACGGCGCTGTACGCGGCGATGGCGGTGGCGGCCTGGCTGGTCTGGCGGCAGCGGGCCTTCCCCCGCCGGGATGCGCTGAAGGTTTACGCGGTCCTGATCGTGCTAAATCTGGCGTGGCCGATGACGTTCTTCGGCATGTACCCCATGATGGGGACCGCCGCCCTGTGGCTGGCTCTTCTCATCATCACCGCCCACGCAGCGACGGCGACCGTCACTGTCCTCCGCTTCGGACCCATAAGCACGAGCGCCGGATTGCTGATGCTGCCCTATGTCTCGTGGCTGGTGTTCTCGGCAAGCCTGAACGTTTACGCGGCCCTGAACAACTGA
- a CDS encoding alpha-galactosidase, protein MDPLHLRSASTSLVISFDSGEAEVIHWGADLGASLPDLAILGEPVPHSAVDATVPAALLPQASSSWQGRPGLRGHRIVDGVPGHDFSLRLRVADVTVDGGRNSAAPNSAVIVQTDADAGISVASTLTLHDGGLLELSHTVTNTGSSPFQLDELATMLPVARDAVELLDLTGRWCRERHPQRRPIQQGTWVRTGRHGRTGHDSSLLFAAGTAGFGNRHGKVWATHLAWSGNHEQFADRVADGRTMIGGSEVLGAAEVILQPGGSYTTPALFAAYSARGLDGVSEAFYAWFRNRPHHVLPAAGTAGAKGAAAGKPRPVVLNTWEAVYFDHNLATLIELADSAAELGVERFVLDDGWFRGRRDDHAGLGDWYVDEDLWPDGLTPLIEAVTSRGMEFGLWVEPEMVNLDSDVVRAHPEWIAGPSVQSYKDGGHLPLEWRHQHIIDLVNPDAWQYIYDRVDALLRENNISYLKWDQNRDLLEHGHAGRASVHAQTLAAYRLFDELRKAHPGVEIESCSSGGARVDLGILERTDRIWGSDCNDALERQTIQRWTGLVVPPELVGGHIGPTTSHTTARTHDLSFRAITALFGHFGMEWDVRQVQGAEREELKRFIALYKEHRGLIHSGRMVRADLPDDALMLHGVVADPASGAAAVAAASGSTAALFALVSTRTTFSEQPGRIAIPGLPAASDFRVEAVFPAPGDADYAHLYTQVQPPAWLASGAVANGRFLAEVGVPMPILNPEHALLLRITTV, encoded by the coding sequence ATGGATCCCCTGCACCTCCGCTCCGCCAGCACCAGCCTGGTGATCAGCTTCGACAGCGGAGAGGCCGAGGTGATCCACTGGGGCGCCGACCTCGGCGCCTCCCTTCCGGACCTGGCCATCCTCGGTGAGCCGGTCCCGCACTCAGCCGTGGACGCAACCGTCCCCGCCGCACTGCTCCCGCAGGCGTCCTCGAGCTGGCAGGGCCGTCCCGGGCTCCGCGGCCACCGGATCGTCGACGGCGTCCCCGGCCACGACTTCTCACTCCGCCTCCGCGTCGCGGACGTGACCGTCGACGGTGGCAGGAATTCAGCCGCGCCCAATTCCGCGGTGATTGTCCAGACGGACGCCGACGCCGGCATCAGCGTGGCGTCCACCCTGACACTGCACGACGGCGGCCTGCTGGAACTGAGCCACACCGTCACCAACACCGGAAGCTCGCCCTTCCAGCTGGACGAACTGGCCACCATGCTCCCGGTGGCGCGGGACGCCGTCGAACTCCTGGACCTGACCGGGCGCTGGTGCCGGGAACGCCACCCCCAGCGCCGCCCCATCCAGCAGGGCACCTGGGTCCGGACCGGCCGGCACGGCCGTACCGGACACGACTCCTCGCTGCTTTTCGCCGCCGGCACCGCCGGCTTCGGCAACCGGCACGGTAAGGTCTGGGCGACGCACCTGGCGTGGAGTGGCAACCACGAGCAGTTCGCGGACCGTGTCGCGGACGGCCGGACCATGATCGGCGGATCGGAAGTGCTCGGCGCGGCCGAGGTCATCCTCCAGCCCGGCGGCAGCTACACCACCCCCGCACTGTTCGCGGCGTACTCGGCCCGCGGGCTCGACGGCGTCAGCGAGGCCTTCTATGCCTGGTTCCGGAACCGCCCGCACCACGTGCTGCCGGCCGCGGGCACTGCCGGAGCAAAGGGTGCCGCGGCCGGAAAGCCGCGCCCGGTGGTGCTCAACACCTGGGAAGCCGTCTACTTCGACCACAACCTTGCAACCCTGATCGAGCTCGCGGACTCCGCAGCCGAGCTGGGCGTCGAGCGCTTCGTGCTCGATGACGGCTGGTTCCGCGGACGCCGCGACGACCACGCCGGCCTCGGTGACTGGTACGTCGACGAGGACCTTTGGCCGGACGGGCTCACGCCGCTGATCGAGGCTGTCACGTCCCGCGGCATGGAATTCGGCCTCTGGGTGGAACCGGAAATGGTCAACCTCGACTCCGATGTTGTCCGGGCCCACCCGGAGTGGATTGCGGGGCCCTCGGTCCAGAGCTACAAGGACGGCGGCCACCTGCCGCTGGAGTGGCGCCACCAGCACATCATCGACCTCGTCAATCCCGATGCCTGGCAGTACATTTACGACCGCGTGGATGCGCTTCTGCGGGAGAACAACATCAGCTACCTCAAGTGGGACCAGAACCGGGACCTCCTGGAGCACGGCCACGCCGGCCGCGCCTCCGTGCACGCCCAGACCCTCGCCGCCTACCGACTCTTCGATGAGCTCCGCAAGGCCCACCCCGGCGTCGAGATTGAAAGCTGCTCGTCCGGCGGCGCCCGGGTGGACCTGGGGATCCTGGAGCGCACCGACCGGATCTGGGGCTCAGACTGCAACGACGCCCTGGAACGGCAGACCATCCAGCGCTGGACCGGACTGGTGGTGCCGCCGGAGCTCGTGGGCGGCCACATCGGCCCCACCACATCGCACACGACAGCCCGCACCCACGACCTGTCCTTCCGCGCCATCACGGCCCTGTTCGGCCATTTCGGGATGGAATGGGATGTCCGGCAGGTGCAGGGCGCCGAGCGCGAGGAACTCAAGCGCTTCATCGCCCTCTACAAGGAACACCGCGGGCTGATCCACAGCGGCCGGATGGTCCGCGCGGACCTGCCCGATGACGCGCTGATGCTGCACGGCGTCGTGGCAGACCCGGCTTCAGGTGCGGCCGCTGTCGCTGCCGCATCAGGGTCGACGGCGGCGCTGTTTGCGCTGGTCAGTACGCGGACCACGTTCTCCGAACAGCCCGGTCGGATCGCCATCCCGGGCCTCCCCGCCGCATCGGATTTCCGGGTCGAGGCCGTGTTCCCGGCCCCGGGCGACGCAGACTACGCGCACCTGTACACCCAGGTCCAGCCGCCGGCGTGGCTCGCATCAGGGGCGGTAGCCAATGGGCGTTTCCTGGCCGAGGTGGGCGTGCCCATGCCCATCCTCAACCCGGAGCACGCGCTGCTGCTGAGGATTACCACCGTCTAA
- a CDS encoding ABC transporter substrate-binding protein: protein MKKTLGAVAAAAAIALSLSACGGSGAPTAEAKGEINYWLWDANQLPAYQQCADDFTKANPDIKVKITQRGWDDYWTTLTNGFVAGTAPDVFTNHLSKYPEYAAKKQLLSLDDAVAKDGIKLESYTKGLAELWVGQDGKRYGLPKDWDTVGLFYNKAMTDAAGLTAGQMADLDWNPKDGGSYEQAIAHLTVDKNGVRGDEAGFDKNNVAVYGLGLAGGGSGQGQTEWSFLTGTTGWTHTDKNPWGTEFNYDDPKFQDTIAWWAGLTEKGYMPKLETTVGASLADNFGAGKAAINTTGDWLIGQYQSYKGVETAFAPTPKGPDGKRASMFNGLADSVWAGTKNPAASVKWVEYLGSAACQDVVASKAVVFPAITSSAEKAAEAFKAKGTDVSAFTTHVKDSTTFLFPIADKAAKVDGIMKPAMDAVLSGKKPASSLTQANDQVNALFK, encoded by the coding sequence ATGAAGAAGACCCTCGGCGCCGTCGCTGCCGCCGCAGCCATCGCCCTCTCCCTTTCCGCCTGCGGCGGTTCCGGCGCCCCAACCGCCGAAGCCAAGGGCGAGATCAACTACTGGCTCTGGGACGCAAACCAGCTCCCGGCCTACCAGCAGTGCGCGGACGATTTCACCAAAGCCAACCCGGACATCAAGGTCAAGATCACCCAGCGCGGCTGGGACGACTACTGGACCACCCTGACCAACGGCTTCGTCGCCGGCACGGCCCCGGACGTCTTCACCAACCACCTCTCCAAGTACCCCGAGTACGCCGCGAAGAAGCAGCTGCTCTCCCTGGATGACGCCGTCGCGAAAGACGGCATCAAGCTGGAGAGCTACACCAAGGGCCTGGCGGAGCTCTGGGTCGGCCAGGACGGGAAGCGCTACGGCCTGCCCAAGGACTGGGACACCGTAGGCCTCTTCTACAACAAGGCCATGACCGACGCCGCCGGCCTCACTGCCGGGCAGATGGCGGACCTGGACTGGAACCCGAAGGACGGCGGCAGCTACGAGCAGGCAATCGCGCACCTGACCGTGGACAAGAACGGCGTCCGTGGCGATGAGGCCGGGTTCGACAAGAACAACGTCGCGGTCTACGGCCTCGGGCTGGCCGGCGGCGGCTCCGGCCAGGGCCAGACCGAGTGGAGCTTCCTGACCGGAACCACCGGCTGGACCCATACCGACAAGAACCCCTGGGGCACCGAGTTCAACTACGACGACCCCAAGTTCCAGGACACCATCGCCTGGTGGGCCGGCCTGACCGAGAAGGGCTACATGCCCAAACTGGAAACCACCGTCGGCGCCAGCCTGGCGGATAACTTCGGCGCCGGCAAGGCCGCCATCAACACCACCGGCGACTGGCTGATCGGCCAGTACCAGAGCTACAAGGGCGTGGAAACCGCGTTCGCCCCGACCCCGAAGGGCCCGGACGGCAAACGTGCCAGCATGTTCAACGGCCTCGCCGACTCCGTCTGGGCGGGCACCAAGAACCCTGCCGCCTCGGTCAAATGGGTCGAATACCTCGGGTCCGCCGCCTGCCAGGACGTTGTGGCCTCCAAGGCTGTGGTTTTCCCGGCCATCACCAGCTCCGCCGAGAAGGCAGCCGAAGCATTCAAGGCCAAGGGCACCGACGTTTCCGCCTTCACCACGCACGTCAAGGACAGCACCACCTTCCTGTTCCCGATCGCGGATAAGGCAGCCAAGGTGGACGGCATCATGAAGCCGGCCATGGACGCCGTCCTCTCCGGCAAGAAGCCCGCCAGCTCCCTCACCCAGGCCAACGACCAGGTCAACGCCCTCTTCAAGTAG
- a CDS encoding carbohydrate ABC transporter permease, translating into MTTSALSRKKPAPTTPVNWRRVGAWTLVVVAVIVTVAPFLWMLRTALSSNASLASNAGNLLPADFSLGAFKRVLGLQSAEEAIAEGGSGAAINFWLYLRNSIIFATVTTAGQVFFSALAAYAFARLRWPGRNAVFGLFLATMMVPPIFTALPNFLMIKNLGLLNSFAGLALPFLFMTPFAIFFLRQFFLSMSREVEEAAMLDGARHVRIFFQIVLPNAAAPLATLALLTFIGQWNEYFWPLLVGQDESVRVLTVGLGVFKSQSPQGAPDWSGLMAATLIAAVPVLLLFIAFGKRVVNSIGFSGIK; encoded by the coding sequence ATGACAACCTCCGCACTCTCCCGCAAGAAGCCCGCTCCCACGACGCCGGTCAACTGGCGCCGCGTCGGCGCCTGGACGCTCGTCGTCGTCGCCGTCATCGTGACGGTGGCACCGTTCCTCTGGATGCTCCGCACCGCGCTCTCCAGCAACGCTTCGCTCGCCTCCAATGCCGGCAACCTGCTGCCGGCAGACTTCAGCCTGGGTGCCTTCAAACGGGTCCTCGGCCTGCAGAGTGCCGAGGAAGCCATCGCCGAGGGCGGTTCCGGCGCCGCGATCAACTTCTGGCTGTACCTGCGTAACTCGATCATCTTCGCCACCGTGACCACCGCCGGGCAGGTGTTCTTCAGCGCGTTGGCCGCGTACGCCTTCGCCCGGCTCCGCTGGCCCGGCCGGAACGCGGTGTTCGGTCTGTTCCTCGCCACGATGATGGTTCCGCCGATCTTCACCGCGCTGCCCAACTTCCTGATGATCAAGAACCTCGGCCTGCTGAACAGCTTCGCCGGCCTGGCCCTGCCCTTCCTGTTCATGACCCCGTTCGCCATCTTCTTCCTGCGCCAGTTCTTCCTCTCCATGTCCCGCGAAGTGGAGGAGGCCGCGATGCTCGACGGCGCCAGGCACGTCCGGATCTTCTTCCAGATCGTGCTCCCGAACGCCGCCGCACCGCTGGCCACCCTGGCCCTGCTGACCTTCATCGGCCAGTGGAACGAATACTTCTGGCCGCTGCTCGTGGGCCAGGACGAAAGCGTCCGGGTCCTCACCGTCGGCCTGGGTGTCTTCAAGTCCCAGTCCCCGCAGGGAGCGCCCGACTGGTCCGGTCTGATGGCCGCCACCCTGATCGCCGCCGTGCCCGTCCTCCTGCTCTTCATCGCCTTCGGCAAACGGGTGGTCAACTCCATCGGCTTCTCCGGCATCAAATAG
- a CDS encoding carbohydrate ABC transporter permease, which produces MTTITKLPDPVAGGSKPSHTGDAPRSNRGRRLGDLRIALLFIAPALIGFVAFYLVPTIRGIYLSFTEYSILGEPAWIGARNYTAIFADELFWNAMGVTVQYVGLNIGFQTVIALGLALLMHRVAKSTFIRGALLLPFLVANVIVALLWFWMLDYQMGIVNEVISWLGLPRIAFFGSEQWAIPTIAGVNVWRHMGYTALLIFAGLQSIPNHVYEVASLDGASPTRTFWSITMPLLRPVLVLVLVVTVIGSFQVFDTVAVTTGGGPINASRVIQMYIYQKAFGESDFGYASALSVILFVILALVAFIQMKFLKGNESDLD; this is translated from the coding sequence ATGACTACCATCACCAAACTTCCGGATCCCGTGGCTGGAGGATCCAAGCCCTCGCACACCGGGGACGCTCCCCGCTCCAACCGGGGACGACGCCTCGGAGATCTGCGGATCGCCCTCCTGTTCATCGCCCCGGCCCTGATCGGCTTCGTCGCCTTCTACCTGGTGCCCACCATCCGCGGCATCTACCTGAGCTTCACCGAGTACAGCATCCTGGGGGAGCCCGCCTGGATCGGCGCCAGGAACTACACCGCCATCTTCGCCGACGAGCTGTTCTGGAATGCCATGGGCGTCACCGTGCAGTACGTCGGCCTGAACATCGGCTTCCAGACCGTCATTGCACTCGGGCTGGCCCTGCTGATGCACCGGGTCGCGAAGTCCACGTTTATCCGCGGCGCCCTGCTTCTGCCGTTCCTCGTCGCCAACGTCATCGTGGCGCTGCTGTGGTTCTGGATGCTCGACTACCAGATGGGCATCGTCAATGAGGTGATCAGCTGGCTGGGACTGCCCCGCATCGCCTTCTTCGGCAGCGAGCAGTGGGCCATTCCCACCATCGCCGGAGTCAACGTCTGGCGCCACATGGGCTACACGGCGCTGCTGATCTTCGCCGGCCTGCAGTCCATCCCCAACCACGTCTACGAGGTCGCCTCGCTCGACGGCGCGTCCCCCACCCGGACCTTCTGGAGCATCACGATGCCGCTCCTGCGCCCCGTGCTGGTGCTGGTCCTGGTGGTCACAGTGATCGGGTCCTTCCAGGTCTTCGACACCGTGGCCGTGACCACCGGCGGCGGACCCATCAACGCCTCCCGCGTCATCCAGATGTACATCTACCAGAAGGCCTTCGGTGAATCCGACTTCGGCTACGCCTCGGCCCTGTCCGTCATTCTCTTCGTCATTCTCGCCCTCGTGGCCTTCATCCAAATGAAGTTCCTCAAGGGCAACGAATCGGATCTGGACTAA
- a CDS encoding LacI family DNA-binding transcriptional regulator has product MTTPAIPAHRSQVTRKDVARYAGVSTAVVSYVVNGGPKKVAPGTEAKVQDAIRILGYRPNAAARALKLGSSETIGLVIPDNSNPFFSLLAHAVEDAAAERGFALLLTNSDGNLAKERRHVRNLAARQVDGVVLASVLFEPDLAELEAAEIPSVLLNHGTESPGFNSVGVDLAAGARIAVEHLIGHGHTNIALAMGTNTANDFDRREAGWLQALEDAGLPEGQIVRGPFTREGGYTAGRRLLASANRPTAVFASSDMQAIGILRAVHEAGLTVPGDIALSSFDGSAEAEFSWPPLTTVEQPVRDMAEAAVAALVGARRGEQPEHRTFPTALRVRQSCGCAPAA; this is encoded by the coding sequence ATGACAACGCCGGCAATCCCCGCCCACCGCAGCCAGGTCACCCGCAAGGACGTGGCCCGTTACGCGGGCGTCAGCACCGCCGTCGTGAGCTACGTGGTGAACGGCGGACCGAAGAAGGTGGCGCCGGGCACCGAAGCCAAGGTCCAGGATGCCATCAGGATCCTGGGGTACCGGCCGAACGCTGCCGCGCGGGCGCTGAAGCTGGGCTCCAGTGAGACGATCGGCCTCGTCATCCCGGACAACTCCAACCCGTTCTTTTCCCTGCTGGCACATGCGGTCGAAGACGCGGCGGCAGAGCGCGGCTTTGCGCTGCTGCTGACGAATTCCGACGGGAACCTCGCCAAGGAACGCCGGCACGTGCGTAACCTGGCCGCGCGCCAGGTGGACGGGGTGGTGCTGGCCAGTGTCTTGTTCGAACCCGACCTGGCCGAGCTCGAAGCGGCGGAGATCCCCTCGGTGCTCCTGAACCACGGCACCGAGTCCCCGGGGTTCAACAGCGTCGGCGTGGACCTCGCTGCCGGGGCCCGGATCGCCGTCGAGCACCTGATCGGCCACGGCCACACCAACATCGCCCTCGCCATGGGAACGAACACAGCCAACGACTTCGACCGGCGCGAGGCGGGATGGCTGCAGGCCCTCGAAGATGCGGGACTGCCCGAAGGCCAGATCGTCCGCGGACCGTTCACCCGCGAGGGCGGCTACACGGCCGGCCGCAGGCTGCTCGCCTCCGCCAACCGGCCCACGGCCGTCTTTGCCAGTTCGGATATGCAGGCTATCGGCATCCTGCGCGCCGTCCACGAGGCCGGGCTCACCGTGCCGGGCGATATTGCCCTGTCATCCTTCGACGGCTCGGCCGAAGCCGAGTTCAGCTGGCCCCCGCTCACCACGGTGGAACAACCCGTGCGGGACATGGCGGAGGCCGCCGTCGCCGCCCTCGTCGGCGCCCGCCGCGGCGAGCAGCCGGAGCACCGCACCTTCCCCACCGCACTCCGGGTGCGGCAGTCCTGCGGCTGCGCCCCGGCGGCCTAA
- the galK gene encoding galactokinase → MNTTARADAQARDLAARFEETFGAAPDGVWAAPGRVNLIGEHTDYNEGFVLPFAIDKRARTALRLRGDSTIRLLSTFGDQGPVQADAADLVPGAVKGWAKYPLGVAWALQRHGLDVPGFDLLLDSDVPLGAGLSSSHAIECAVITALNELTGAGLSAEDMVRLTQHAENAFVGAPTGIMDQSASLRGAAGQAVFLDCRDQAVQLVPFEAQESGLVLLVIDTKVSHSHADGGYASRRASCELGADVLGVKALRDVTVADLDEARALLDPVTFRRVRHIVTENHRVLLTVDALRSQGPAHIGQFLDASHVSMRDDFEISCPELDLAVATARAAGAIGARMTGGGFGGSAIALTPARHEQQVRDAVVRAFADAGFTAPDIFTVTPAAGAGRIS, encoded by the coding sequence ATGAACACCACCGCACGCGCTGACGCCCAGGCCCGCGACCTGGCGGCCCGCTTCGAGGAGACCTTCGGGGCCGCCCCGGACGGCGTCTGGGCCGCCCCCGGCCGGGTCAACCTGATCGGCGAGCACACCGACTACAACGAGGGCTTTGTGCTGCCCTTCGCCATTGACAAGCGGGCCCGGACGGCGCTCCGCCTCCGCGGGGACTCCACGATCAGGCTGCTGTCCACCTTTGGCGACCAAGGCCCGGTCCAGGCCGACGCCGCGGACCTTGTGCCCGGTGCCGTGAAGGGATGGGCCAAATACCCCCTCGGCGTGGCCTGGGCGCTTCAGCGGCACGGCCTCGACGTTCCCGGATTCGACCTTCTGCTGGACTCCGACGTGCCCCTTGGCGCTGGATTGTCCTCCTCGCACGCGATTGAATGTGCGGTCATCACGGCCCTGAACGAACTCACCGGGGCAGGGCTGTCCGCCGAGGACATGGTCCGGCTGACCCAGCACGCGGAAAACGCGTTCGTCGGCGCTCCGACCGGAATCATGGATCAGTCGGCGTCCCTGCGCGGGGCCGCCGGGCAGGCCGTCTTCCTCGACTGCAGGGACCAGGCCGTGCAACTCGTCCCGTTCGAGGCCCAGGAGTCGGGGCTCGTGCTGCTCGTCATCGACACGAAGGTCTCGCACTCGCACGCCGACGGCGGCTATGCCTCCCGCCGTGCCTCCTGCGAGCTCGGCGCCGACGTCCTCGGCGTCAAGGCATTGCGCGACGTCACCGTCGCCGACCTTGACGAGGCCCGCGCGCTGCTTGATCCTGTGACGTTCCGACGCGTCCGCCACATTGTCACCGAGAACCACCGCGTGCTGCTGACCGTGGACGCTCTCCGGAGCCAGGGACCGGCCCACATCGGCCAGTTCCTGGATGCCAGCCACGTCTCCATGCGGGACGACTTCGAGATCTCCTGCCCCGAGCTCGATCTCGCCGTGGCCACGGCCCGCGCCGCCGGCGCCATCGGCGCCCGCATGACCGGCGGCGGCTTCGGCGGCTCGGCCATCGCCCTGACCCCGGCGCGGCACGAGCAGCAGGTACGGGACGCCGTCGTCCGGGCATTCGCGGACGCAGGATTCACCGCGCCCGATATCTTCACCGTCACACCGGCGGCGGGCGCCGGGCGCATTTCCTGA
- a CDS encoding DeoR/GlpR family DNA-binding transcription regulator yields the protein MLAPARHAAIIAEVQRERIVRVADLAQMLGVSLMTVRRDIDALDAAGAVEKIHGGAKLPGGASTHEPGFELKVTQLQEEKAAIAQEAAAQVREGMAVGLSAGTTTWALARLLCAGPRITVVTNSVRIADVFHQGSSPSAVILTGGERTPSDALVGPLATSALKQLHLDVLFLGVHGVDTDAGFTTPNVLEAETDRAFMAAARRVVVLADHTKWGTFGISTIAGLEEADELISDEGLPGEARRILSDRVGRLRLAPAGSAAAAVEAG from the coding sequence ATGCTAGCCCCAGCCCGCCACGCCGCCATCATCGCGGAGGTCCAGCGCGAACGGATCGTTCGCGTCGCGGACCTCGCGCAGATGCTGGGCGTGTCCCTGATGACCGTCCGGCGCGACATCGATGCGCTGGACGCGGCCGGCGCCGTGGAGAAAATCCACGGCGGGGCAAAGCTGCCCGGCGGCGCGAGCACGCACGAGCCGGGTTTCGAGCTGAAGGTGACGCAGCTGCAGGAGGAGAAGGCCGCGATCGCGCAGGAGGCGGCCGCCCAGGTGCGCGAGGGGATGGCGGTGGGCCTGAGCGCGGGCACCACCACCTGGGCGCTCGCCCGGCTGCTGTGCGCCGGTCCCCGGATCACGGTGGTTACGAACTCGGTGCGGATCGCCGACGTCTTCCATCAGGGCTCCTCGCCGTCGGCGGTGATCCTCACCGGCGGCGAACGCACACCCTCGGATGCCTTGGTGGGCCCGCTGGCCACGTCCGCACTGAAGCAGCTGCATCTTGACGTCCTCTTTCTGGGCGTCCACGGCGTGGATACCGACGCCGGCTTCACCACGCCGAATGTGCTGGAAGCCGAAACGGACCGCGCCTTCATGGCCGCCGCCCGGCGCGTGGTGGTGCTGGCCGATCACACCAAGTGGGGAACCTTTGGCATCAGCACCATCGCCGGCCTGGAGGAAGCCGACGAGCTCATCAGCGACGAGGGGCTGCCCGGTGAAGCCCGGCGCATCCTCAGCGACCGGGTGGGCCGGCTTCGGCTGGCGCCCGCGGGTTCCGCCGCCGCCGCGGTGGAGGCCGGGTAG